One Alnus glutinosa chromosome 3, dhAlnGlut1.1, whole genome shotgun sequence genomic region harbors:
- the LOC133863545 gene encoding threonine synthase, chloroplastic-like — MASSSLLQSPPPLSIKPKTRTPPKLHFFAIKASTHSTPSPSQPSPPQPIVSKPRRPADENIRDEARRNNPTHSHRFSAKYVPFNADSSSTESYSLDEIVYRSQSGGLLDVQHDMDALKNYDGKYWRDLFDSRVGKTTWPYGSGVWSKKEWVLPEIDSDDIVSAFEGNSNLFWAERFGKQFMGMSELWVKHCGISHTGSFKDLGMTVLVSQVNRLRKMNRPVFGVGCASTGDTSAALSAYCAAAGIPSIVFLPANRISIAQLVQPIANGAFVLSLDTDFDGCMHLIREVTSELPIYLANSLNSLRLEGQKTAAIEILQQFDWEVPDWVIVPGGNLGNIYAFYKGFHMCKELGLVDRIPRLVCAQAANANPLYLHYKSGWKEFKSIKANTTFASAIQIGDPVSIDRAVYALKNSNGIVEEATEEELMDAMAQADSTGMFICPHTGVALTALIKLRKSGVIGPTDRTVVVSTAHGLKFTQSKIDYHSKAIKDIACRFANPPVQVKADFGSVMDVLKKYLLSKAPKH; from the coding sequence ATGGCATCCTCTTCTCTCTTGCAATCGCCCCCCCCTCTCTccatcaaacccaaaacccgCACGCCTCCAAAACTCCATTTCTTTGCGATCAAAGCCTCCACTCACTCAACCCCATCTCCATCTCAACCATCCCCACCGCAGCCCATAGTCTCCAAGCCCCGCCGCCCCGCCGACGAGAACATCCGCGATGAGGCCCGCCGCAACAACCCCACCCACTCTCACCGCTTCTCCGCCAAGTATGTCCCCTTCAACGCAGACTCTTCCTCCACCGAGTCCTACTCCCTCGACGAGATCGTCTACCGCTCCCAATCCGGCGGCCTCCTCGACGTCCAACACGACATGGACGCGTTAAAAAACTATGACGGCAAGTATTGGCGCGACCTCTTCGACTCCCGCGTGGGCAAGACCACGTGGCCCTACGGATCCGGTGTCTGGTCCAAGAAGGAGTGGGTCCTCCCGGAGATCGACAGCGACGACATCGTCAGCGCCTTCGAGGGAAACTCCAATCTCTTCTGGGCCGAGCGTTTCGGCAAACAGTTCATGGGCATGAGCGAGCTCTGGGTCAAGCACTGCGGGATCAGCCACACCGGGAGTTTCAAGGATCTGGGCATGACCGTCTTGGTCAGCCAGGTCAATCGCCTCCGCAAAATGAACCGCCCCGTCTTCGGCGTTGGCTGCGCCTCCACCGGAGACACCTCCGCCGCTCTCTCTGCCTACTGCGCTGCCGCCGGAATCCCATCCATCGTTTTCTTGCCCGCAAATCGAATCTCGATTGCCCAGCTGGTTCAACCCATCGCCAATGGCGCTTTCGTTTTGAGTCTCGACACTGATTTCGACGGCTGTATGCACCTGATTCGTGAGGTAACCTCCGAATTACCCATTTATTTAGCGAATTCGTTGAATAGTTTGAGACTAGAAGGTCAAAAAACAGCGGCTATTGAGATCTTGCAACAGTTTGATTGGGAAGTACCCGATTGGGTTATAGTTCCGGGAGGAAATCTTGGAAACATATATGCGTTTTACAAAGGGTTCCATATGTGTAAAGAATTAGGCCTTGTTGATAGGATTCCCAGGCTTGTTTGTGCTCAAGCGGCTAATGCGAACCCGCTTTACTTGCACTACAAGTCAGGGTGGAAAGAATTCAAGTCCATAAAGGCCAACACAACCTTTGCGTCCGCCATTCAAATTGGTGATCCAGTTTCGATCGATAGAGCAGTGTATGCGCTCAAGAATTCGAACGGGATTGTCGAGGAGGCGACTGAGGAGGAGTTGATGGACGCAATGGCGCAGGCGGATTCGACCGGGATGTTTATATGTCCTCATACTGGGGTGGCTTTGACAGCCTTGATTAAGCTTAGGAAGAGTGGGGTGATAGGGCCGACCGATCGAACCGTGGTGGTGAGCACGGCGCATGGGTTGAAGTTTACACAGTCGAAGATTGATTATCACTCCAAGGCTATCAAGGACATAGCATGCAGGTTTGCGAACCCACCCGTTCAGGTTAAGGCGGATTTCGGCTCAGTTATGGATGTTTTGAAGAAGTATCTGCTGAGTAAGGCGCCCAAGCATTAG